The following proteins are co-located in the Granulicella pectinivorans genome:
- a CDS encoding DUF1440 domain-containing protein has protein sequence MSNVAIEKKTATRSLVKGLIAGLIGGIAGAAAKHVAEKIYPPRVKGEPVPPEVLAQRVAGGTLTTGEKQAAGESVHWLFGASAGAVYGGVAEYYPQATSKEGASFGLVLATVTHEGVLPAIGLVTTPQKQSQREQTSEMTSHIVYGVVTEIVRSVVRKML, from the coding sequence ATGAGCAACGTGGCAATCGAGAAGAAGACGGCGACCAGGTCGTTGGTGAAGGGGCTGATCGCCGGTTTGATCGGCGGTATTGCGGGCGCCGCGGCGAAGCATGTGGCCGAAAAGATCTATCCGCCCCGGGTCAAGGGCGAGCCCGTTCCTCCTGAGGTGCTGGCGCAACGCGTCGCGGGCGGAACGTTGACCACCGGCGAGAAGCAGGCCGCGGGCGAATCCGTTCACTGGCTCTTCGGAGCTTCGGCAGGCGCGGTGTACGGTGGCGTCGCCGAGTACTACCCACAGGCCACGTCCAAGGAGGGCGCGAGCTTCGGTCTCGTGCTCGCCACGGTCACCCACGAAGGCGTGCTTCCGGCGATCGGTCTGGTGACGACTCCGCAGAAGCAGAGCCAGCGCGAACAGACCAGCGAGATGACGTCGCATATCGTGTACGGGGTGGTGACCGAGATTGTACGGAGTGTCGTGAGGAAGATGCTTTAG